In a single window of the Luteibacter rhizovicinus DSM 16549 genome:
- a CDS encoding organic hydroperoxide resistance protein — protein MSNLSNLKEVLYTAHAKVAGGREGHVESDDGLIKLDLRLPKEMGGNGGGSNPEQLFAAGYAACFEGAVRFVAGQQKVKVDGASVASSVGIGPRNDSGFGIKVKLEVSLPGVEDATALEIVKTAHEKVCPYSHATRGNVDVDISVNGKTVA, from the coding sequence ATGAGCAACCTCTCGAACCTCAAAGAAGTCCTCTACACCGCCCACGCCAAGGTCGCCGGTGGCCGCGAAGGCCACGTCGAAAGCGACGACGGCCTGATCAAGCTCGACCTGCGCCTGCCGAAGGAAATGGGCGGCAACGGCGGCGGCAGCAACCCGGAACAGCTCTTCGCTGCCGGTTACGCCGCCTGCTTCGAAGGTGCCGTCCGCTTCGTCGCCGGCCAGCAGAAGGTCAAGGTCGACGGTGCATCGGTCGCCAGCTCGGTCGGTATCGGTCCGCGCAACGACTCCGGCTTCGGCATCAAGGTGAAGCTCGAAGTCAGCCTGCCGGGTGTTGAAGACGCCACCGCGCTTGAGATCGTCAAGACCGCCCACGAGAAGGTCTGCCCGTACTCGCACGCTACCCGCGGTAACGTCGATGTCGACATTTCGGTGAACGGCAAGACGGTCGCCTAA
- the hutG gene encoding N-formylglutamate deformylase — MIPYTLHRGTAPLLVSLPHNGSAIPDDMAARMKRRARGSVDTDWHVAELYDFARDMGASVIKPFASRFVVDLNRPSDGHLLYPGKNETGLVPTVLFDGREIYRPGAEPDAADIADRVERWWKPYHQALAGELARLKAEFGRVVLWEGHSIRSEVPMLFEGRLPDLNLGTADGASCSPGLQARVTAVLERQEDYSFAVNGRFKGGYITRHYGRPAEGVDAIQLELAQLNYMDEDSFEYLPKKAAQVQMVIGEMLRVCLEGARALTP, encoded by the coding sequence ATGATTCCTTACACCCTTCATCGCGGCACCGCGCCGCTCCTGGTCAGCCTGCCGCACAACGGCAGCGCTATCCCCGATGACATGGCTGCTCGCATGAAGCGTCGGGCGCGGGGCTCGGTGGACACGGACTGGCATGTAGCCGAGCTCTACGACTTTGCGCGCGACATGGGGGCAAGCGTCATCAAGCCCTTCGCGTCCCGCTTCGTGGTCGATCTGAACCGCCCGTCGGACGGACACCTGCTCTATCCCGGCAAGAATGAGACGGGCCTGGTTCCCACGGTGCTGTTCGATGGCCGCGAGATCTACCGCCCCGGCGCCGAGCCCGATGCGGCGGACATCGCCGACCGCGTCGAGCGCTGGTGGAAGCCATACCATCAGGCCCTGGCCGGCGAGCTGGCGCGCCTGAAGGCCGAATTCGGTCGCGTGGTGCTGTGGGAGGGTCACTCGATCCGCAGCGAAGTGCCGATGCTGTTCGAAGGCCGTCTGCCGGATCTCAACCTGGGCACGGCCGACGGAGCCAGCTGCTCGCCCGGCCTGCAGGCGCGCGTGACGGCGGTGCTCGAGCGCCAGGAAGACTACTCGTTCGCCGTGAACGGTCGCTTCAAGGGTGGCTACATCACCCGCCATTACGGCCGTCCGGCCGAAGGCGTGGATGCCATCCAGCTCGAACTCGCCCAGCTCAACTACATGGACGAGGACTCGTTCGAATACCTGCCGAAGAAGGCGGCGCAGGTGCAGATGGTGATCGGGGAGATGCTGCGGGTTTGCCTCGAGGGTGCGCGGGCGCTGACGCCGTAG
- a CDS encoding MalM family protein — protein sequence MPSSPVRSLLLAAAMLTLAACHTMKAIVPPNFRPPENPSNTVDLARKALDNATPCCGSFADLSYQDMLPWQPQRFSLDKDSPVANLNGDRSYFLAFRLPAGAQMPYTVAMKAELNGRWLSSSYLFAPTVVLLDDAFQPLHAEDIQLCEYMGWTSETTGAFGKFKVEDDKARYMVVYSSTKQQKSQTYWEQSPSNFSAEAPVKMAAAGSFKIPHGPDGVLFVGMQNDTYKKAIGNAVCDKAQPGNGVISTIRQVVTTDILGEGKDKKDPSKKENGS from the coding sequence ATGCCCTCCTCCCCCGTACGTTCCCTGCTCCTCGCCGCCGCGATGCTCACGCTCGCGGCCTGCCACACGATGAAAGCCATCGTGCCGCCGAACTTCCGCCCGCCGGAGAATCCGTCGAACACGGTGGATCTCGCGCGCAAGGCACTCGACAACGCCACGCCCTGCTGCGGCAGCTTTGCCGACCTGTCCTACCAGGACATGCTGCCCTGGCAGCCGCAGCGCTTCTCGCTGGACAAGGACAGCCCGGTCGCCAACCTCAACGGCGACCGCAGCTACTTCCTGGCCTTCCGCCTGCCCGCCGGCGCACAGATGCCCTACACCGTCGCCATGAAAGCCGAACTCAATGGGCGCTGGCTGAGCTCGAGCTATCTGTTCGCACCCACGGTGGTACTGCTCGACGACGCCTTCCAGCCCTTGCACGCCGAAGACATCCAGCTCTGCGAGTACATGGGCTGGACCAGTGAAACGACGGGCGCCTTCGGCAAGTTCAAGGTCGAGGACGACAAGGCCCGTTACATGGTCGTCTATTCCTCGACCAAGCAGCAGAAGAGCCAGACCTACTGGGAGCAGTCGCCGAGCAACTTCTCGGCGGAGGCGCCGGTGAAGATGGCCGCTGCGGGCAGCTTCAAGATTCCGCACGGTCCCGATGGCGTGCTGTTCGTCGGTATGCAGAACGACACGTACAAGAAGGCGATCGGCAACGCCGTCTGCGACAAGGCCCAACCGGGTAATGGCGTGATCTCCACGATCCGCCAGGTGGTCACCACCGATATCCTGGGCGAAGGCAAAGACAAGAAAGACCCGTCCAAGAAAGAAAACGGCAGCTGA
- the gorA gene encoding glutathione-disulfide reductase, which produces MTVEAFDLIVIGGGSGGLAAAIRAAKHGAKVALIEPGELGGTCVNVGCVPKKAMWYAAQMAEAQYIAMDYGFHDTPGSLDWPRFIERREEYIERIHGKYQQALDKGHVTVVRDTGRFIAKGRVRAGERELTAPHIIISTGSKAKHLAKPGFHLAMDSDGFFDLRACPKRAAIIGGGYIAVELAGVLRALGCDVHMYVRGRLMGGFDEEMAYGLGEEMEQHGIRIHYECQIVAAHEAEGVILLDCDRGDHPGPFDALIVAVGREANTASLDIGAIGLATTGTDGHIAIDDWQNTNVEGVYAVGDVTERMALTPVAVAAARKLVDRLFGGKPEAKLDYQNIPSVVFSHPPLGTIGMSEQQAREAYGAEVHLYKQSFVPMQLALARRPITTRFKLICVGKESRIVGMQMLGPGVDEILQGFAVAIKMGACKSDFDDTLAVHPTSAEEMVLMGDRVPG; this is translated from the coding sequence ATGACCGTGGAAGCCTTCGACCTCATCGTGATCGGTGGCGGCTCCGGCGGCCTCGCCGCCGCGATTCGTGCCGCGAAGCACGGTGCGAAGGTCGCGCTGATCGAGCCCGGCGAGCTCGGTGGGACCTGCGTCAACGTCGGCTGTGTCCCGAAGAAAGCCATGTGGTACGCCGCGCAGATGGCCGAAGCGCAGTACATCGCGATGGATTACGGATTTCACGACACGCCCGGCAGTCTCGACTGGCCTCGCTTCATCGAGCGCCGCGAGGAGTACATCGAGCGCATCCACGGTAAATATCAGCAGGCCCTCGACAAGGGGCATGTAACCGTCGTGCGTGACACCGGCCGGTTCATCGCCAAGGGGCGGGTCCGCGCCGGCGAGCGCGAACTCACGGCGCCGCACATCATCATTTCGACGGGATCGAAAGCGAAGCATCTCGCCAAGCCCGGGTTTCACCTGGCCATGGATTCGGATGGCTTCTTCGACCTGCGGGCCTGCCCGAAGCGGGCGGCGATCATCGGTGGCGGCTATATCGCGGTCGAACTGGCCGGCGTGCTCCGCGCATTGGGCTGCGACGTGCACATGTACGTGCGCGGACGCCTGATGGGCGGGTTCGACGAAGAGATGGCGTACGGCTTGGGCGAGGAGATGGAGCAGCACGGCATCCGCATCCACTACGAATGCCAGATCGTCGCCGCGCACGAGGCGGAGGGCGTGATCCTCCTGGACTGCGATCGCGGCGATCACCCCGGTCCGTTTGACGCCCTCATCGTCGCCGTCGGCCGTGAGGCGAACACCGCGTCACTGGATATCGGAGCTATCGGCCTGGCCACCACCGGAACCGACGGTCACATTGCGATCGACGACTGGCAGAACACGAATGTGGAAGGCGTCTACGCCGTTGGCGATGTGACCGAGCGAATGGCGCTGACCCCCGTGGCCGTGGCGGCAGCGCGCAAGCTGGTCGACCGCCTGTTCGGCGGCAAGCCGGAGGCAAAACTCGATTACCAGAACATTCCCAGCGTCGTCTTTTCACATCCGCCGCTGGGGACGATCGGCATGTCGGAGCAGCAGGCCCGTGAGGCCTATGGCGCCGAGGTGCACCTGTACAAGCAGTCGTTCGTGCCGATGCAGCTGGCGCTGGCCCGGCGGCCTATCACCACACGGTTCAAGTTGATCTGCGTGGGCAAGGAGTCGCGGATCGTCGGCATGCAGATGCTCGGCCCGGGTGTCGACGAGATCCTCCAGGGCTTTGCCGTGGCGATCAAGATGGGCGCCTGTAAATCGGACTTCGACGATACCCTGGCTGTCCATCCGACATCGGCCGAAGAGATGGTCCTGATGGGCGATCGTGTCCCCGGATGA
- a CDS encoding RidA family protein, whose product MGNDVIRTEGAPAPVGAYPHARRVGDLLFLSGVGPRVPSTNAVPGNVVDADGTLLSYDIEAQCRQVFANVRAVLEASGARFEDLVDVTVYLTDMARDFATYNRLYAEAFAGVDACRTTLGITALPTPIAIELKCVAALAR is encoded by the coding sequence ATGGGCAATGACGTCATCCGCACCGAGGGCGCGCCGGCGCCGGTCGGCGCTTACCCGCATGCGCGACGCGTCGGCGACCTGCTGTTTCTTTCCGGCGTGGGTCCGCGTGTGCCGTCGACCAACGCGGTGCCGGGGAATGTCGTCGATGCGGACGGCACGCTGCTTTCCTACGACATCGAAGCGCAGTGCCGGCAGGTGTTCGCGAACGTACGCGCGGTGCTCGAAGCCAGCGGCGCGCGCTTCGAGGATCTTGTCGATGTGACGGTGTATCTCACCGACATGGCGCGCGACTTCGCGACGTATAACCGGCTTTATGCCGAGGCGTTCGCGGGTGTGGATGCGTGTCGCACGACACTGGGCATTACCGCGCTGCCGACGCCGATCGCGATCGAGCTGAAGTGCGTGGCAGCGCTAGCTCGGTAG
- the asnS gene encoding asparagine--tRNA ligase, with amino-acid sequence MTVVSVKQALAGGTTAAEHEVTVRGWVRTLRESKGGLSFVNVSDGSCFAPIQVVATGDLANYETDVKRLSAGAGLIVTGKLVPSQGKGQAYEIQATKVEVTGFVENPLTYPIQPKQHSMEFLREVAHLRPRTNLFGAVTRVRHTMMMAIHRLLTEQGFFWINTPIITTSDAEGAGDMFRLSTLDLANLPRDDKGGIDWRKDFFGREAFLTVSGQLNVEAYALSMSKVYTFGPTFRAENSNTTRHLAEFWMVEPEVAFADLNDMADLAELFLKGIFKAVLDERADDMAFFAERVQPDAISRLEAFIDKPFERIQYTEAVEILQKSGKKFEHPVAWGVDLQTEHERFLAEEHIGRPVVVMNYPEEIKAFYMRLNDDCKTVAAMDVLAPGIGEIIGGAQREERLDYLDRRMDQFGLDKEVYNWYRDLRRYGTVPHAGFGLGFERLLVYVCGLANIRDAIPYPRAAGSAEF; translated from the coding sequence ATGACGGTGGTAAGCGTCAAGCAGGCTCTCGCAGGCGGCACGACCGCGGCGGAACACGAAGTCACTGTACGCGGCTGGGTCCGCACCTTGCGTGAATCCAAGGGCGGTCTGTCCTTTGTGAACGTGAGCGACGGCTCCTGCTTCGCCCCCATCCAGGTCGTCGCCACTGGCGATCTCGCCAACTATGAGACCGACGTCAAACGCCTTTCGGCCGGCGCGGGCCTCATCGTCACGGGCAAGCTGGTCCCCTCGCAGGGCAAGGGCCAGGCCTACGAGATCCAGGCTACCAAGGTCGAGGTGACCGGCTTTGTCGAGAACCCGCTGACCTACCCGATCCAGCCCAAGCAGCATTCCATGGAGTTTCTTCGCGAGGTCGCGCATCTGCGCCCGCGTACGAACCTCTTCGGTGCCGTGACCCGCGTCCGCCACACGATGATGATGGCGATCCATCGCCTGCTCACCGAACAGGGCTTCTTCTGGATCAACACGCCGATCATCACCACCTCGGACGCCGAAGGCGCCGGCGACATGTTCCGGCTGTCCACGCTGGACCTGGCCAACCTGCCGCGCGACGACAAGGGCGGTATCGACTGGCGCAAGGACTTCTTCGGCCGCGAGGCGTTCCTGACCGTGTCCGGCCAGCTCAACGTCGAGGCCTACGCCCTGTCGATGAGCAAGGTCTACACCTTCGGCCCGACCTTCCGCGCCGAGAACTCGAACACCACCCGCCACCTGGCGGAATTCTGGATGGTCGAGCCCGAGGTCGCCTTCGCCGACCTCAACGACATGGCCGACCTCGCCGAGCTGTTCCTCAAGGGCATTTTCAAGGCGGTCCTCGACGAGCGCGCCGACGACATGGCCTTCTTTGCCGAGCGCGTCCAGCCGGATGCCATCTCGCGCCTGGAAGCCTTCATCGACAAGCCGTTCGAGCGCATCCAGTACACCGAGGCGGTCGAGATCCTGCAGAAGTCCGGCAAGAAGTTCGAGCATCCGGTGGCCTGGGGCGTCGACTTGCAGACCGAGCACGAGCGCTTCCTCGCCGAGGAACATATCGGCCGACCCGTGGTCGTCATGAACTACCCGGAAGAGATCAAGGCGTTCTACATGCGTCTGAACGACGACTGTAAAACCGTGGCGGCGATGGACGTCCTTGCCCCGGGCATCGGCGAGATCATCGGCGGCGCCCAGCGCGAAGAGCGCCTGGACTATCTCGATCGCCGCATGGATCAGTTCGGCCTCGATAAAGAGGTCTACAACTGGTATCGCGACCTGCGCCGCTACGGCACCGTGCCGCATGCGGGGTTCGGTCTCGGCTTCGAGCGTCTCCTCGTCTACGTGTGCGGCCTCGCGAATATCCGCGACGCCATCCCCTATCCCCGCGCGGCAGGGAGTGCCGAGTTCTAA
- a CDS encoding DUF4386 domain-containing protein has product MTALDRQARLAGFLYLLICLVGPLRLIYIPSTLFVSGHPAETAANIAAHETLFRWGMAGDLFIGTVLIFVVLALYRLFKPTGPTLAGLVVILGGLLPSAIHFINIANDAAALILVKGAPFLDAFTQPQRESLAMLFLRVHREVITAAETLWGLWLIPLALLVWRCGFLPRMLAVWLVLNGLAYIAQSVAGFVMPQLSDSLDGICFPLQLGEIAFMLWLLAFGARRNILMNLPKSM; this is encoded by the coding sequence ATGACAGCGCTCGACAGGCAGGCTCGCCTTGCCGGATTCCTGTACCTGCTGATCTGCCTGGTCGGCCCACTCCGCCTCATCTACATCCCCTCCACGCTTTTCGTCAGCGGTCATCCGGCCGAGACCGCCGCCAACATCGCGGCGCATGAAACCCTGTTTCGCTGGGGCATGGCCGGCGACCTGTTCATCGGGACCGTGCTGATTTTCGTCGTGCTCGCGCTCTACCGCTTGTTCAAGCCCACCGGGCCGACCCTGGCTGGCCTGGTGGTCATCCTCGGGGGCCTGCTTCCGTCGGCGATCCATTTCATCAACATCGCCAACGATGCCGCGGCGCTCATCCTGGTCAAGGGCGCGCCCTTCCTCGATGCCTTCACCCAACCCCAGCGCGAATCGCTCGCCATGCTCTTCCTGCGCGTGCATCGGGAAGTCATCACCGCGGCGGAAACCTTGTGGGGCCTATGGCTCATTCCCCTGGCCCTGCTTGTCTGGCGGTGCGGCTTCCTTCCACGCATGCTGGCCGTCTGGCTGGTCCTGAACGGGCTCGCGTACATCGCCCAGAGCGTCGCGGGCTTCGTCATGCCGCAACTCTCGGACAGCCTCGACGGGATCTGCTTCCCACTCCAGCTAGGCGAGATCGCCTTCATGCTCTGGCTGCTCGCTTTCGGCGCACGTCGCAACATTTTGATGAATCTGCCGAAAAGCATGTAA
- a CDS encoding aldehyde dehydrogenase, producing the protein MLILANLIDGQSRAPRGGRYLDSVDPAVGRPFAQCPDSDAADVAEAVAAASRAAPGWAQTPAEARGRCLQRLADLIESRLETFAEAESQDSGKPLALARSLDIPRAIANLRFFAAAAGQWSGESHAMEQGAINYTLRLPLGVVGCISPWNLPLYLFTWKIAPALAAGNAVVAKPSEVTPYTAWLLGTLVAEAGFPPGVLNIVHGTGPAVGEAIVTHDAVKAISFTGSTRTGIAIASAAAPRLKKVSLELGGKNPAIVFDDFDFSEAALATIVRSGFANQGEICLCGSRLLVQRGIYERFREAYLERVRRLHVGDPQDEASQLGALVSKAHFDKVTACIERAREEGGTLLTGGERVLVDGRCAEGWFVQPTVIEGLAPEAATNQEEIFGPVVTLIPFDTEAEALAIANGTPYGLAASVWTRDVSRAHRLSAKLDFGIVWVNCWMLRDLRTPFGGSKQSGVGREGGTEAMRFFTEARNVCIDHGQ; encoded by the coding sequence ATGCTGATCCTCGCCAACCTCATCGATGGCCAGTCGCGCGCGCCGCGCGGTGGTCGCTACCTCGACAGTGTGGACCCCGCCGTCGGCAGGCCGTTCGCGCAGTGCCCCGATTCCGACGCGGCCGACGTGGCCGAAGCCGTCGCGGCAGCGTCCCGGGCGGCACCCGGCTGGGCGCAAACCCCGGCCGAGGCGCGCGGTCGTTGCCTGCAACGCCTGGCCGACCTGATCGAATCCCGCCTGGAGACCTTCGCCGAGGCGGAATCGCAGGACAGCGGCAAGCCGCTCGCCCTCGCCCGCTCGCTCGACATCCCGCGCGCCATCGCCAACCTGCGTTTCTTCGCCGCCGCGGCCGGCCAGTGGAGCGGCGAGTCCCACGCGATGGAACAGGGCGCCATCAACTACACGCTGCGCCTGCCGCTCGGCGTGGTTGGCTGCATCAGTCCGTGGAACCTGCCGCTGTACCTGTTCACCTGGAAGATCGCGCCCGCGCTCGCCGCAGGCAATGCCGTCGTCGCCAAGCCGTCCGAAGTCACCCCCTACACCGCATGGCTGCTCGGCACGCTGGTCGCCGAGGCAGGCTTTCCGCCGGGCGTGCTCAACATCGTGCATGGCACCGGCCCGGCCGTCGGCGAAGCCATCGTGACTCACGATGCGGTCAAGGCCATCTCGTTTACCGGTAGCACGCGCACGGGCATCGCCATCGCCAGCGCCGCGGCACCGCGCTTGAAGAAAGTCTCGCTCGAACTCGGCGGCAAGAATCCCGCGATCGTCTTCGACGACTTCGATTTCTCCGAGGCGGCACTGGCGACGATCGTTCGCTCGGGCTTCGCCAACCAGGGAGAAATCTGCCTGTGCGGCTCCCGCCTGCTCGTCCAGCGAGGCATCTACGAACGCTTCCGCGAAGCCTACCTCGAGCGGGTTCGCAGGCTGCATGTCGGCGACCCGCAGGACGAGGCCAGCCAACTCGGCGCCCTGGTGTCGAAAGCGCATTTCGACAAGGTCACGGCGTGTATCGAACGCGCACGGGAGGAAGGCGGCACGTTGCTCACGGGTGGCGAACGCGTCCTCGTCGATGGCCGCTGTGCCGAGGGCTGGTTCGTCCAGCCGACGGTGATCGAGGGACTCGCCCCCGAGGCAGCAACGAACCAGGAAGAAATCTTCGGGCCGGTCGTCACCCTCATTCCCTTCGACACCGAGGCGGAGGCGCTGGCCATCGCCAATGGCACCCCGTATGGGCTGGCCGCCTCCGTGTGGACGCGCGATGTGTCACGCGCTCACCGCCTCTCGGCAAAACTCGACTTCGGCATCGTCTGGGTCAACTGCTGGATGCTGCGTGACCTGCGCACGCCGTTCGGCGGCAGCAAGCAATCGGGCGTCGGCCGCGAAGGCGGCACCGAAGCCATGCGTTTTTTCACCGAGGCCAGGAATGTCTGCATCGACCATGGGCAATGA
- a CDS encoding NAD(P)/FAD-dependent oxidoreductase → MDRSRSDVLIMGGGVIGLACALYLLKAGASVRVLEQGLPGNGASHGNCGTITPSHAGPLTMPGMVGTALRSLLRRDAPLYVNPRPDPARARWMLDFARHCTWRDYHYAGAARGALLNRSRALLGELIADEGMACEFEEVGELYVYRDGRTMQGDRPHVELLRRLGMDVRVLKGDDVLALEPALRDGVVGGLLHPGDARLRPDRYVAELARRVRELGGAIETGARVDEFVFDGERISHVRTTGGVFSGDRVVMALGAWSPLVGKLLDIRLPMQPGKGYSLTWDQPPERVPTHSLVLREAAVCVTPWVSGFRLGSTMEFSGFAEGLNPIRLDALRRGAATYLHEPEGRGEMVPWWGWRPMSVDELPIIGPSTRWSNLTYATAHGMLGISMSAATGELVANLLAGPAPVLDPTPYSPSRFDL, encoded by the coding sequence ATGGATAGATCCCGAAGCGACGTTCTGATCATGGGCGGAGGCGTGATCGGCCTGGCCTGCGCGCTTTACCTGCTCAAGGCCGGGGCGAGCGTGCGGGTGCTGGAGCAGGGCCTGCCCGGCAACGGTGCCTCCCACGGCAACTGCGGCACGATCACGCCCAGTCACGCCGGCCCGCTGACCATGCCGGGCATGGTCGGCACCGCGCTCCGCTCGCTGCTGCGCCGTGATGCGCCGCTTTACGTCAATCCCCGGCCGGATCCCGCCCGGGCGCGCTGGATGCTCGACTTCGCCCGTCACTGCACCTGGCGCGATTACCACTACGCCGGCGCGGCACGCGGCGCGCTCCTCAATCGTTCGCGCGCCTTGCTTGGCGAGCTCATCGCCGATGAAGGCATGGCGTGTGAATTCGAGGAGGTCGGCGAGCTCTACGTCTATCGCGACGGCCGGACGATGCAGGGCGATCGCCCGCACGTCGAACTGTTGCGCCGGTTGGGCATGGACGTTCGCGTACTGAAGGGCGATGACGTCCTCGCGCTCGAGCCGGCGCTGCGCGATGGCGTGGTGGGTGGCCTCCTGCATCCGGGTGACGCGCGGCTGCGCCCGGACCGTTACGTGGCCGAACTGGCGCGACGCGTCCGTGAACTCGGCGGCGCGATCGAAACCGGTGCGCGCGTGGACGAGTTCGTTTTCGATGGCGAGCGCATCTCCCACGTCCGCACCACGGGTGGCGTGTTCAGCGGGGACCGCGTGGTCATGGCGCTTGGCGCGTGGTCGCCCCTGGTCGGCAAGTTGCTGGATATCCGTCTGCCGATGCAACCGGGCAAGGGTTATTCGCTGACGTGGGATCAGCCACCCGAGCGCGTGCCGACGCATTCGCTCGTGCTACGCGAAGCCGCCGTCTGCGTGACGCCATGGGTGTCGGGCTTCCGACTCGGCAGCACCATGGAGTTTTCCGGCTTCGCCGAAGGGCTCAATCCCATCCGGCTCGACGCGCTTCGTCGGGGGGCGGCAACGTATCTGCACGAACCCGAAGGTCGCGGCGAGATGGTGCCATGGTGGGGCTGGCGCCCGATGAGCGTGGACGAGTTGCCCATCATCGGGCCGAGCACGCGTTGGTCGAACCTCACCTATGCCACGGCCCACGGCATGCTTGGCATCAGCATGTCGGCGGCGACCGGCGAACTGGTCGCGAACCTTCTTGCCGGCCCTGCACCGGTGCTGGATCCCACACCGTATTCCCCATCGCGCTTCGACCTGTAA
- a CDS encoding C40 family peptidase: MFAAVPIRSSHPARFLGPLLLASALSLLAACGSAPPKRSSSQQRNPASAVPLAKNLSWSNRPAEAPPADAANDVLFRAIGLVGTPYRWGGNTPQGGFDCSGLINYIYLTSTGVRLPRTSGEMAALDKPKVDESQLASGDLVFFGRGHVTHVGVYVGKGRFVHAPNSGGTVRLDDLDGAYWKQNFVYGRRVLN, from the coding sequence ATGTTCGCCGCTGTTCCAATTCGTTCGTCCCACCCCGCCCGCTTTCTCGGTCCGCTGCTGCTCGCCTCGGCGCTCAGCCTGCTGGCCGCCTGCGGCAGCGCGCCGCCCAAGCGATCCTCGTCGCAGCAACGCAATCCGGCCTCCGCCGTGCCGTTGGCGAAGAACCTTTCCTGGTCCAACCGCCCGGCCGAGGCACCACCCGCCGACGCGGCCAACGACGTCCTGTTCCGCGCCATCGGCCTGGTCGGCACGCCTTACCGCTGGGGCGGAAACACGCCGCAAGGCGGCTTCGACTGCAGCGGCCTGATCAACTACATCTACCTGACCTCGACCGGCGTACGCCTGCCGCGCACCTCCGGCGAAATGGCCGCGCTGGACAAGCCCAAGGTCGACGAATCGCAGCTGGCCAGCGGTGACCTCGTGTTCTTCGGCCGCGGGCACGTGACCCATGTCGGCGTCTATGTCGGCAAAGGCCGGTTCGTGCACGCGCCCAACTCCGGCGGTACCGTACGTCTCGACGACCTCGATGGTGCGTACTGGAAGCAGAACTTCGTCTATGGCCGCCGCGTCCTAAACTGA
- a CDS encoding SDR family oxidoreductase — protein sequence MDLRLTGRHALVCGASQGIGRATAFELAELGANVTLLSRSADALIALAAELPATHPGQKHRHVAVDMLDTEALAASIAGVVHLNAVHILINNSGGPPPGPASQAEPDAFLVAFRQHLIAAQVITRACLPGMREARYGRIVNVISTSVKEPIPNLGVSNTVRAAVAGWAKTLSAEVAPDGITVNNVLPGYTRTPRLEALVEASVKAGRGRDEVEKGLLASVPAARFGDPAEVAAVIAFLASPAAGYVNGVSLTVDGGRTRSLN from the coding sequence ATGGATCTTCGCCTCACCGGTCGTCACGCGCTGGTCTGCGGCGCCTCCCAGGGCATCGGCCGGGCCACCGCCTTCGAACTGGCCGAACTGGGTGCCAACGTCACCCTGCTCTCGCGCTCCGCCGATGCGCTCATCGCCCTGGCCGCCGAATTGCCAGCGACCCATCCCGGACAGAAACACCGCCACGTGGCCGTCGACATGCTCGACACCGAGGCCCTGGCTGCGTCGATTGCCGGGGTGGTGCATCTCAATGCGGTCCACATCCTCATCAACAACAGCGGCGGGCCGCCTCCCGGTCCTGCCTCGCAGGCCGAGCCCGACGCCTTTCTGGTCGCCTTCCGCCAGCACCTCATCGCGGCACAGGTCATCACCCGCGCCTGCCTTCCGGGCATGCGCGAGGCGCGCTACGGGCGCATCGTCAATGTCATTTCCACGTCGGTCAAAGAGCCGATCCCCAATCTCGGTGTCTCCAATACCGTGCGCGCCGCCGTCGCCGGCTGGGCGAAGACGCTGTCGGCTGAAGTCGCACCCGACGGCATCACGGTCAACAACGTGCTCCCAGGCTATACGCGCACGCCGCGCCTGGAAGCCCTCGTCGAGGCCAGCGTCAAGGCCGGCCGTGGCCGCGACGAAGTCGAGAAAGGCCTGCTCGCCAGCGTTCCCGCGGCCCGCTTCGGCGACCCGGCGGAAGTCGCGGCGGTCATCGCCTTCCTCGCCAGCCCTGCCGCCGGCTACGTCAACGGGGTGAGCCTCACCGTCGATGGCGGTCGCACGCGTAGCCTCAACTGA